One window from the genome of Yarrowia lipolytica chromosome 1B, complete sequence encodes:
- a CDS encoding uncharacterized protein (Compare to YALI0B22176g, weakly similar to uniprot|Q12132 Saccharomyces cerevisiae YPL230w USV1 putative transcription factor) produces the protein MNSPPPVPKKTKTKYPKIFQCTGYGDCKMTFTRSEHLARHIRKHTGERPFRCHCGKTFSRLDNLRQHIQTVHANDHHILHAPLPPPPMPQGDLQAMGQGQIGQMGQVPMPPQMGQQQQQQMHPQHMAPGPAGHVPSPMMSHHGAPHPHAAYPQMYDYQYPPGQPQQQPPPQQAQQQLHHYSSEESLPSSVNSSQTSLQTAYSPQVGNMQRKRRPTPISTEQQQQQQQQQQQQQHQPQPPHQQQQQQQQGPPSPTYPTTPTQYSTHSNHSSIAGISISDMPPVMAGQRPPSLGGDGDAASVFSSPFQSRGHHVRASVSSTNSLTSAYNYPVHSSNLTTPVSTHSASNQPGNTNSWLSSVLCSGQDGTASNRHSSASSTSAFSNSPQPDDNRPRTWGPSTNTSSIAGNASPHQQYRGSGIMTGDPGFDSHSGRQSLSSLVINESMDESDDDMSGSGGSSGSGVAPLPPNKDKPLPPFSSLFNGANGPNSANRPQISVNKSYTKNLILPRPDSYPPKPPSAQGGGPTEFGDFSSSHVLPMADMRPVVGQPPQGQKDKPLPPLPVEADDVEMSDAPQRGGMDYLLEAASLSSRA, from the coding sequence ATGAACTCCCCACCACCGGTGCCAAAGAAAACCAAAACCAAGTACCCGAAAATCTTCCAATGTACGGGGTACGGCGACTGCAAAATGACCTTCACCCGGTCGGAGCATCTGGCTCGACACATTCGAAAACACACGGGCGAACGGCCGTTCCGATGCCACTGCGGCAAGACGTTTTCGCGTCTCGATAACCTGCGGCAGCACATCCAGACGGTGCACGCCAACGACCACCACATTCTGCATGCCCCACTCCCTCCGCCTCCCATGCCCCAGGGCGACCTCCAGGCCATGGGCCAGGGCCAGATAGGCCAAATGGGGCAGGTACCCATGCCGCCACAGATGggccaacaacagcagcaacagatgCACCCCCAACACATGGCGCCTGGCCCCGCAGGCCATGTGCCCTCGCCCATGATGTCGCATCACGGAGCACCCCATCCTCATGCAGCCTACCCCCAGATGTACGACTACCAGTACCCTCCCGGCCaaccccagcagcagccaccacctcaacaggcccagcagcagctgcaccACTACTCGTCAGAGGAGTCGTTGCCGTCGTCGGTCAACTCGTCCCAGACGTCGCTGCAAACAGCATATTCGCCCCAGGTGGGCAACATGCAGCGTAAGCGACGACCCACGCCCATCTCCACggagcagcaacagcagcagcagcagcagcaacaacaacagcagcatcagccacagccaccgcatcaacagcagcagcagcagcagcagggtccCCCTTCGCCAACATACCCAACTACCCCGACGCAGTACTCGACCCACTCCAACCATAGCTCCATTGCCGGAATCTCCATTTCGGACATGCCGCCAGTCATGGCTGGACAGCGGCCTCCATCTCTAGGCGGCGACGGCGACGCAGCCTCTGTGTTCTCCTCGCCCTTCCAGAGTCGTGGCCACCACGTCCGGGCGTCGGTGTCGTCCACGAACTCACTCACGTCGGCCTACAACTACCCCGTGCATTCGTCCAACCTGACGACCCCCGTGAGCACGCACTCCGCGTCCAACCAGCCCGGCAACACGAACTCGTGGCTATCGTCGGTGCTGTGTTCGGGCCAGGACGGCACCGCCTCGAACCGTCACTCGTCCGCGTCGTCCACCTCTGCGttctccaactcccccCAGCCCGACGACAACCGACCACGAACCTGGGGCCCCTCGACCAACACAAGCTCGATCGCCGGCAACGCATCACCGCACCAGCAGTACCGCGGCTCAGGTATTATGACGGGCGATCCCGGCTTTGATTCTCACTCGGGCCGACAGTCGCTCTCGTCTCTGGTTATCAACGAAAGCATGGACGAGTCGGACGACGACATGAGCGGCAGCGGGGGCTCCAGCGGCAGCGGCGTCGCACCTCTGCCccccaacaaggacaagccACTGCCGCCATTCTCATCGCTGTTCAACGGCGCCAACGGGCCCAACTCAGCCAACCGCCCTCAGATATCCGTCAACAAAAGTTACACAAAGAACCTCATCCTGCCGCGGCCCGACTCGTACCCGCCCAAACCTCCGTCCGCACAGGGTGGAGGGCCCACCGAGTTTGGCGACTTTTCGTCGTCGCATGTTTTGCCTATGGCGGACATGCGGCCTGTTGTGGGCCAGCCGCCTCAAGGCCAGAAGGACAAGCCCctgcctcctcttcctgtGGAGGCCGACGATGTGGAGATGAGCGATGCTCCTCAGCGGGGCGGTATGGATTACCTGCTCGAGGCAGCCAGTTTGTCCTCGAGGGCGTAA